The genomic stretch GAAAACAACGTGCTATTTATGATGGCCGACAAGGTGCTGGACGAGAAGGAGCAATCGGCGCTCTTCGACGCTTTCGAAAGGTTAGAAGCCGAAAAAATTGGTGTGGGTAAGCACGAAGAGTACCATAAGCTGCTTAAAGAGCTTAAAGATGCTTACCTTTAGAATTAGCTAGTACTTACAAAAAAAAACAAAGCTATGGCAATATCAAAAGTTTGGGTAGAAGAGGACTGCATTGCATGTGGGCTATGCGTTGAAATTTGTCCGGAAGTATTTGTGCTGAAGGACATCTCGACAGTAATAGAAGGCGTAAGCTATTCCGACCACGAAGCGAAAATCAAGGAGGCTGCAGAAAGCTGCCCGGTTAGCGTAATTAAGTACACGGAGTAGGTTTATTGGTCTTCGGCCAAGGCCACCATGTTTACGGAGTAAGGCTGATACTTCGAGGTTGGGTTGCTTGCCGTTGGTTGGTTTGCTGAGATAAACGCGACTATTGCAC from Acetobacteroides hydrogenigenes encodes the following:
- a CDS encoding ferredoxin, with the translated sequence MAISKVWVEEDCIACGLCVEICPEVFVLKDISTVIEGVSYSDHEAKIKEAAESCPVSVIKYTE